The window GTTGACTCTAATGTCTTTAGGTGGATATATACCTGCCCATTTTGACTTTATTTCTGCATCCCAGTCCTCCCTCCCAGTGGCTGGTGCGTGCGCCTCTCGTCATCATGCTTCCACAGCTGATGCAAGGCTTCCCATTGCCATACGGctgcaaaaataaacaatgcGGTGATTAAATTCAGGAAATGCTCAAATTCAGAGTGAAAGTCTAACATCAGCCTTGTGTCTAACAGTTCACCTGTTCTTTGGCACAGTAGCCACAAATCATCCTGGTGGCGAGTTCCATGGGGTGGTCCTGGTCCTCGTCATGGCACACGTCACAGGGGTATGCGCGACCACAGCAGGGAAACCTGAGAACATGGGCCCAGAGTTTTCACTAACTTCTCAGAGCTCCAACATACATCAGATATGTGAAATGAGACAGGACACGTTGCAGGTTATACCTTAGCCACCGATGGCTCTGTTTATAATGTTTGCATGTTCCTTTTTCTGGCAGTGGCTTCCCCTTTTGAACAGCAGGGTCTCTTATCGACTTATAATTAACAACAGAGGCACTTggacctgcacacacacacacacacaaaaatcacattacaTTGGCCTTTCTGGTTCTTTTcggtaaataaatatatatttgtatgtgtctAAATACTCATATTTAAAGGTTTTCATCCACTGTGTAACTTTAATGTGAGGAAACAATGACCAGAGAGCCAACTGTGGCAGTTTATTTATGTAAGATCTTAAGCCTTTGCTGATCCCTTGGATAGCAAATGTAGGTGAGTTCTAACCTGTTTTGTTGGCACGTGGCTGAATATACTGGAATCTTGTGCTCTCAGCTAGGATGCTGAGCTTGCTGTGGCAGTGTTCGCAATTAAACTCCTTTGTTTGACCATAGGAAATGTtctgaggaaaaataaagacaaagaactTTCTGAAGAGTTCATCGTGTCTTACTTACTGCTATTGATTttcacacaaaacagaaatgcagTGACAAGCAGGACATCACCTGCATAGGGCCCTCCTGGGAGCAGCTGAGGCATCCCACGGTCAGATCACAGTCTTGAAGCACAAGGTCAGCGGGTGCCGCGTTGTGGAGGTCCAGGTATCCCAGAACATCACTGTAATGGTGCAGCATGCAGGGCCTGAAAGCAGCGTTTATGCTTGCACTGCATTTTTCACACTGAGCTGTGCAGGGTGTCCTTCCAGTCAGCGTCAGGTCTGCAGTTATCTTACACCTGCAGACAGCATGCATAAAGCACAGagtcaaattaaacaaactctAATTTGTGATATAGACATGATATTTAGCTCTCTTTCCTTACCTATTACACTGAAGACAAACTGTGATCTGTTGGGCCACTACGGTGGCTGTGTTCTCTCCGAGCCTCAGTCCCAGCAGCTTCACCTCTGTGCCTCTGCGGGGATCACTGATCTTAATGTTTTCCACCAGATGACtggcttcctcctcctcctgctggtGCTGCCCGTCATCACAACCTGGACCCTCCTGCCCTCCCTCCACAGTCCTCTCCCCTTCTGTCCTTTCAACTTTTTCTTCATCACTGGCATCCTCTTCTGCATCCTCAGATTTTTCACACACTGTTGCCTTGAGCTCCTGGTATGGTATGAACTGCAATCCAGCTTTTTCTATATCAATGTCTtttttcaactgaaaaaaaaaagagataagaaaacattttctaatcAGTGCTATAATTTTTAAGGGAAAATATGTTGACAAACACAGCCAAAAGCGAGGTGCAATCTCTCTCACCTGCCTGGCTCCTTCAGTGAACAGTCTCTCCAAACTACGATCTAGCCAACGAAGAAAAGGCCGGAAGAGCAGCTCTACTTTTCCCATAAGCTGATTGGTTGCATGCTTGGCCTGAAGCCACTCACACGATGCTTCCTGTACATGTCTACATAGCCAAAATGTATAGAAATGACTGTCAATAATTCAAAAcattacatgttaaaataaactgGAAATGCTTTTACCTTGCCATTACTGGCGGCAGATCCTGGTCCAACGGTACGTCCAATGTGAAAATCTACAGAAAATTATCAACATGATAAGTAACTGTTGGagtattttacaaaacattcaCTGTAATGAGAGTTTTAGTCTTAGTTACCTCCTGAGGGTAATTGTCCGGAAAGCTCACCATGATGTCGATTTCTTTCAGATCAAAAGGCTGTGAGTTAGAATGCAGAGTCAGTATATTTCCAAATTATGATAGAGTAGTATTCATCAGTGTAACTGACTATCAAGTCAAAGCATGACAAGTGTAAGaaaagtttattatttatttacaagaaaaactGGATTCTGGCCATATTTAGCTTTCGAAATCACTTGTTTTCAAATGAGCCAAAATTGCAATGTTTAATCACTGCTTTACCCAATTTCCCCTTCAGTATTTGGGTTGAATTTTCCCTCTAATCTCTTGGGGCATCAAGAGCAAAAAGAAGATTGGTGGAGGAAAATGTTTACCCAATCTGGATCAGTGGCCTCTACAGTCACCCTGTAGTATGTAACCATGCCATCGCTCCGTTCTTGAATAATGAGCTGGTCTTTGGGAAAACGCTTCTTCAGCTGCTTGATTTCTGTGTCTCGTAGCTGCTTGGTGACGTCCTCTGTGAGGTCGCACAGCTTGACCTCCTGGATGATGTTGGGGCGGGGTACAGGTGGCATCCTCTGCACGGGTCTTGCATGATTTCCAGGAACAGGCTGGTCATCCAGTGGGGGGAACTGTGGTGGATGCCAGAAGCGACATCTGTCCTCCATGGTGCAGTGCCCTGAGATAAAGTAACGGCAGGGGCGGCGGCCAGCTGCTGGGGCAGCCCTGGAGTTGTTAGTGGGTGGAGGCCTGTGTCCTACATCTCTACCAGGGACCTCTGAGTGGGGTGGCATGACATCAGACTGGCTGAGTGTCCTGGCTGTTTTCTTCTCATGAGCTTTGGCATCATCTCTTACATGCAAAAACCTGCATTTCTTCCCAAAATTGCAGTGTCTTCCTTGAGAGAAGAAGCGGCACAGCTGCTGTGTCTGATGGACCAGCTTTGATTCACCTGTCTTCTCTCCCTCACTGTtctccattattttatttttattttacctgaAAGAATGAATATAGTAACAATTATTATAAATGCTATGGAGAAGTATCTACTTTTTTTGTACTAatataagtaagtaagtgagtaAGGTCAGGTGCTGTCGTTGAGCAATAAGGTGTGGCTCAAAGGTGTGGAATGAGGTGAAGGTGAGGCTTTGTGCAGGGCACTGTAAACCATTTTTATGGACCTGCTTTCTGCACGGCGGTATTGACACGTTCAAGCAGGAAAGGGTCTGTTCTCACAAAGTTGGAAGCAAACAACtgtctaaaatatcattatatGTTTCAGCATCATGATTTCTTGCATTCATCCAAACAAGAGCTTAAAAATAATCATCTACCATTAACCAtttttattaagcaaaaattcCTTTCCCTGGTTCCAACCTCTCGAATGTGAGGActttctgattttctctgctttgtatcattgtgaataaaatattgttGGATTtaggactgttggtcagacaaaataagcatGTCAAACATGTCACCTTTGACAACAATATGGACTCCTGTAGGGCCAAAGTTACCAATTCTATTATCTCTGAGAACTTATGATCActgagtttttctttattttgaggCAAAATTAAGAGGTGCCCACATCTAGTGTATGTTGATCTGCAAGAGGCCTGCACAaatttttttacataattataGTGTCTCTTTGAAGAcgagaaaaaaaatactctccATGGACTTTAAACTATTGCTCAGTATGTAAATTACCTATCCATAGAATTGGTTATATTTCACCTAAAAAGGGGATCAATGTCGTCTATAACATCTGCAATTGTATTTAAAACCACTCCCAACAATAGCATGGCGTTTCGATATTTAACCATCTCATGTTAACCCGCCGAgaatgataataaacagaaaaacaccaacGTTTAGTCATGTTGCGTTATCTACTTAGCTACGTTGACTACTGCTAAACTTTATGCAGTCATTGCAGGAGAAGTGTCTAATGTTAGTCACATTacctcaaatacacacacagggtcCACGTGAAGGTTAACTCCCTGTAATGATAATATCATAACTGTTAAAAAGCTTCaagttacattttaaagtgGTCTTAACTGCCACCTGTCAAGTGACTGCACCGCTACCTGCTACATGCTAACGTGCGAAAACAAAGACGCAGTAAGTTTATGTCATCAAGTGCGACGACAGGTTCCCGAAACGTTATGGGGTAACAGTTGGGTTCGTAACTTTAAGCAATAGAGGATGTAATGTGTAAAGGTAATGGAGATTTCAGTTACTGTCTGTTTGTAGTACGCTGAATAGACTTTTATTTGTCGCCCTCTACAGTTTGGGAGTGTGAAGTGGAGGTTCAAGTTCACGCTTGAACTTTGACacagcaacagaaaacaaatcttACAACAAAGTCCATTTCGTAGCTTGTTGTGGAgttttcaatcatatcacatgatcttcatgtTCATGAAAATTGTAGATGTCcaaatttcccttttttctgtacattttactGACATCTCATTCATGTTGGCTTAATGATCAtgtgatcaaaagctccagaactactaaatggaccttgtggtgataTTGAACCTTGGCCTTTTAGCCAACATGGATGATAAGTCCTTAAATTTATCAGAAAAAATGGATATTTGAACATCTACCATTCCTgtttgctgatgaagatcatgtgttAGGAGTGAGAGCTCCAAAATAGCCAGTTTTCTCAACACCCTTTTTCACAGTAAACTCATACCCACCCTCACACCCTGGTCCTGTGAATGTGCTGAAAAGTTTCAAACATCAGTATGACAAAAAAGGGAAGCTGCTGTACTTCTTCAGACATTACACGTCCAAATTGTGTACTTGGTTCACATTAAAATAGACCTTCTAATCAAATCTGTATTGCATGATGCAGCACAAATGTACAATAGTACACCTGAACACACCAAAGGCCCTGTATACTGTAATTGTTTATATTCTCTTGCatttatgttaatttaattctattttttaattttatttcaagtGTGACTTGCatgctctgtgtctctccttTTTATagaatacatatacatatatatatatattaaagtaaaatataaaagctctctcctcctgtttttGGGTCTTTCCGTCTTTAAATGACTGAGAAAACTGTGCAgcaatgtcagtgtgtttgtactCGTGTATCTGTGCCAGTGGCAAATTAAGTCACTTAAATTTGAACAGCAATACTGTATGGCACCAAcagaaaatgagtaaaatgtgatttttaagattattttacaCCTGACGAGTTTGTCACcagagatacagtatatatgttaCCAGTTCCCATTCACGTATGAATAATTTGTTGCACCCTGCTGTCACTTGATACCACACAGTGAGCTAAAGCACAAGCAACCACTCATAGGATGAAGTCTTTACCATAACCGTTGTTTCTGGCTGGAACAACTACGTTCCTCAGACATTCATAAGACATTCACCTTGTGATTTTTACTTCAGGATGGATCTTGCGTATAGCAACATACATCTTTTGATAAGATGCTTAGGAAACGAGTCTTTGCTGCAGCCTCTGTGGGAAAGCCTGAGGCTCAACTACAGAGACTATTTGAGGTCTCCACTCTTTCCCGTTCTTCTGACCGTGTCCTCATACTTTGTCTTGTGCCTTCCTTTTCTTGTTTGTGACATCATAGGAGACAGGTGGGCATGGGTCCAGCAATTCAAGATGCAACCCGGCCGTCGGCCAACAGCctccacactgctgcactgtgcAGGCGTCACCCTGTACAACCATGTGTTTCTTGTGCTCCCAGCATCAGTGGCTCAGTGGGTATGGAGGCCACCTGTGGACCTGCCTGACCAGGCTCCATCTCTGCTGGAGCTGACAGCCGGAGTTATAGGCAACCTCCTGCTCTTTGACTTCCAATACTTCATTTGGCACCTGCTCCATCACAGGATCCGCTGGCTGTATGTCACTTTCCATGCCATCCATCATAATTACTCATCTCCCTTTGCTCTGGCCACTCAGTGTCTTGGCGGTTGGGAGCTGGTCACGGTTGGCTTTTGGACCACCCTGAACCCTGTGATCCTGAGATGCCATCTACTCACCACATGGACCTTCATGGTGTTGCATGTCTATGTTTCCATAGAGGATCACTGTGGCTACGATTTCCCCTGGTCCACATCTCGTCTGATACCATTTGGCATCTACGGAGGGCCCAGCAAACACGATGTGCACCATCAGAAACCCAACACCAACTTTGCACCACACTTCAGCCACTGGGACAAAATATTTGGCACACATGCTGATTTCAGCTTTATTACCGCTGTGAGATAGAAGGCTGTTACATTATTGTTAGTATAGTTAGAGATTTGCGTTTCACTTCATATGTGGATGTAAAAGCATTCAAAGTGTGAAGGAGTGGAAGTAAAagaacatgtttaaaaatgattacattatttctaaACAATTTGTCTTACAAACTGAAGTATATTACAGTAgttatatttagaaaaaaaaacatttagtatTAAGAGTGACATGTGtgtcttattcatttatttctacCTTTCCACTCTTCTTATCTTGGTGTAGAAGAATaattgtgtctctgtgtgcatTCTTTCTTGACATGTACGCTCTTTGTGTAATAAATGTTTGCTCACaaaaatgtgatgtgatttttctTGTGGCTTTAATGATGACGACAAAATTTGTTCATcgtatctacagtatgtgtgcaacATAAACAATGCATAAATGCATCTGTCTCCTGCGAGCCTGGTTTCTCTACTTTGAAAGTGATCCTGACCTTCGGACATGGCTTACATTACGTTCTTCCTCATATAAATAATACATCCTCTGAGATACTTTTCCACAGTGTCATTTAATCTATTTTTCTTCTCAAATAGTTTCACTTCATTGTGTTTTCAGGCCCACAGACAACatcatttgaatatattttattttaaatcttcATTGCAGAGATGTCATTCATTGTGCACAATCAAGCTGTATGTATAGATCATAACAAAGTGCACATATTGATGCTTTTGTTACCTCTGACCCTGGATTAGTACATTTCCCTTCTTATTTTTCAACTATTTATCTCTTATCTGGATTAATTTTTTGATACCAGTATTGCGTTTTTGAGGTCATGTAGCCTAAGTGATGATCCCAGACTAGCACTGCTAcccaaatgttttatgaatgagGAAAAAGCAGGTTGAAGTCAAATTATATATTctgccactagatgtcagcaaaaCGCTCTAATTGCCATTTTCGTCTAAATTCAAtctactttttattttcaatattcaTCTTTAACATTTCACTGTATATATCACCAACAATGTCTATtatttaactaaataaaaatggTACACCCGAGTCTCCTGCTGATTAATGCCCTCTGTGTTTGGGGGGGTTGTTTCTACagggtttgttgttgttatagtGGCGGTGGTGGCGCTGCGCCGCTGGTGCAGCTAGCACAGTGTGACTGACAGGCAGGCAGAGTTGGGTTATGGAGTGCGACTGGTGGAGCTGGCCGGGACATGTCTGAGTAGAAACTTGTACAGTTTTCTCAATACGTACAGCATTGAATCCACGTATCGATGATGGGGCAGTGCGGCATCACATCGTCGAAGACGGTGCTGGTCTTCCTGAACCTGATATTTTGGGTAAGTTTGGAGGTTTCTGCCTGAGTTGAACGTGCGTCACAGCGCACCGGCTAGCTAGCTGAGTGTCAGTCAGCTGCTAGGCTAAGTTAGCAGCTGCAGCCGACCTTTGTTTATCCAGGGAGGGATTAGTTTGAGAGGGCAGCAGGGAAGACATTATGTAGGAGatattatgtattttgttgAATTAGTAGACTATCAGTTCACAACAACACGTTAAATGAAGCAcctttcatcacattttcagtaaaaaaaaaaaaaaaaacaaccttctCAAAAAATGTGCAGTGTTGCATACTGGAGTCAAAACtatcacttattttttttaaccctgtGTGGAACTTTATCCTTATTCACCAGTCCAAAAATGAGCCATGCATGCTGataatttcttaaaacaaaatgtcagaagacAAATTAGccatttcataaaaaaacaaaacacaaaaacatttgaagttgTGTGAGTTGTTTTGGTTGAAAGCCCTCAGGTCACTGTGCTGAACTGCAGATCCACTGTCACTTTAATTAACAGTGTAGGTGTTTTAATGAGGATAAGCAGTGATAGAGAAACTATTTACCCGTGTGAAAGTACCAATATAACGATGTAAAGTACTCCTTTTATAAGTGAAAGCCCTGCattcaaaaagtaaaataagctATAAgtaattttgtatattttgtggtATCTAAATCTATACTAATGTTTCACAATTACATGCTTATTtgaacacacagatatacatacTGACTAGTAGCCATCATAAAAGCAACCACAGAGTATTGTGGGGTCTTAGAGTCTCTCACATGTTGGTACCACTTGCTTTCCGTTTGTGGATAGGCTTGAATAAATTGTTGATGGTTTTGTCACCCGCAGGCTGCTGCTGGTATCCTGTGCTATGTTGGAGCCTATGTCTTCATTACGTATGATGACTATGATCACTTCTTTGAAGACATGTACACTCTCGTCCCAGCAGTCATCATCATCGCAGTTGGAGCCCTCCTTTTTATTATCGGGCTCATTGGATGCTGCGCTACAGTGAGAGAGAGCTACTGTGGactgacaacggtcagtaaaccaGTTATCAAGTTTAGTGTGATGAATAAGAATATATTGATAGTATATTGATCATATTGAAGATTTGAAGACAAAGTTGGACTTCAGGATGTGTTAGAACAGGTTATTTCAAACATGACTTGACTGATTAGTCATAGCAGAAGCACAAAACTGCATAAGGTATGAATTAATAGGTATGAAAAAGAGATTAATGAAATAACTAACCACATATGTATTCATCCATGaaacaaactgcacaaaaaGCCTAACCTTTCTCTCACAGCCCTTATTTATAAAACCAGTAAGTTGTAATATTCTGCATTGAACTTGAACACACCACAGTGGCACACAAATCCACTTTTtacttgtatgtgtgttagttATCCAAGTGTCTTTGGTCTGTTCCTCCTAAATCTTGAAATTCAATCCACAGTTTGTTGTCATTCTCCTGCTGGTTTTCTTGACGGAAGTGGCTGTGGTGGTTCTTGGATACATTTACAGAGCAAAGGTGAGAAGGTCAAATAGAAGTTGGTACACGTTTGTTTTTCTTGGCCTTGTTCGATACTTAACTTGTAGCCCAGTAGATATTCCTGATAACATCCACCCATAAGAGCGGGAACAGTCTATCAGCCGTAGATTACTTAATCTAATCTGCTTGTGTTTGCCATCATGCTGATTTGCAC is drawn from Thunnus thynnus chromosome 5, fThuThy2.1, whole genome shotgun sequence and contains these coding sequences:
- the si:dkey-24l11.2 gene encoding uncharacterized protein si:dkey-24l11.2, with translation MENSEGEKTGESKLVHQTQQLCRFFSQGRHCNFGKKCRFLHVRDDAKAHEKKTARTLSQSDVMPPHSEVPGRDVGHRPPPTNNSRAAPAAGRRPCRYFISGHCTMEDRCRFWHPPQFPPLDDQPVPGNHARPVQRMPPVPRPNIIQEVKLCDLTEDVTKQLRDTEIKQLKKRFPKDQLIIQERSDGMVTYYRVTVEATDPDWPFDLKEIDIMVSFPDNYPQEIFTLDVPLDQDLPPVMARHVQEASCEWLQAKHATNQLMGKVELLFRPFLRWLDRSLERLFTEGARQLKKDIDIEKAGLQFIPYQELKATVCEKSEDAEEDASDEEKVERTEGERTVEGGQEGPGCDDGQHQQEEEEASHLVENIKISDPRRGTEVKLLGLRLGENTATVVAQQITVCLQCNRCKITADLTLTGRTPCTAQCEKCSASINAAFRPCMLHHYSDVLGYLDLHNAAPADLVLQDCDLTVGCLSCSQEGPMQNISYGQTKEFNCEHCHSKLSILAESTRFQYIQPRANKTGPSASVVNYKSIRDPAVQKGKPLPEKGTCKHYKQSHRWLRFPCCGRAYPCDVCHDEDQDHPMELATRMICGYCAKEQPYGNGKPCISCGSMMTRGARTSHWEGGLGCRNKVKMGRNDRQKYANTNKTVSRKAGGDKK
- the ch25hl1.2 gene encoding cholesterol 25-hydroxylase-like protein 1, member 2, which gives rise to MDLAYSNIHLLIRCLGNESLLQPLWESLRLNYRDYLRSPLFPVLLTVSSYFVLCLPFLVCDIIGDRWAWVQQFKMQPGRRPTASTLLHCAGVTLYNHVFLVLPASVAQWVWRPPVDLPDQAPSLLELTAGVIGNLLLFDFQYFIWHLLHHRIRWLYVTFHAIHHNYSSPFALATQCLGGWELVTVGFWTTLNPVILRCHLLTTWTFMVLHVYVSIEDHCGYDFPWSTSRLIPFGIYGGPSKHDVHHQKPNTNFAPHFSHWDKIFGTHADFSFITAVR